One Ranitomeya variabilis isolate aRanVar5 chromosome 5, aRanVar5.hap1, whole genome shotgun sequence DNA window includes the following coding sequences:
- the ASCL1 gene encoding achaete-scute homolog 1 codes for MDATAKAESGSSQPFLQPACYYAQSLPLSPGDAGQPSSKSLPKQVKRQRSSSPELMRCKRRLNFNGFGYSLPQQQPAAVARRNERERNRVKLVNLGFATLREHVPNGAANKKMSKVETLRSAVEYIRALQQLLDEHDAVSAAFQAGVLSPTISPNYGHDMNSMAGSPVSSYSSDEGSYDPLSPEEQDLLDFTTWF; via the coding sequence ATGGACGCCACTGCCAAGGCAGAGAGCGGCTCCAGCCAGCCCTTCCTGCAGCCAGCCTGCTACTATGCCCAGAGCTTGCCGCTCAGCCCGGGAGACGCTGGGCAGCCCAGCTCCAAGTCTCTGCCAAAGCAGGTGAAGAGGCAGCGCTCGTCCTCCCCGGAGCTTATGAGGTGCAAGAGGAGGCTGAACTTCAATGGCTTTGGCTACAGCCTCCCCCAGCAGCAGCCGGCCGCGGTGGCCAGGAGGAACGAGCGGGAGAGGAACCGGGTGAAGCTGGTGAACCTGGGCTTCGCCACCCTGCGGGAGCACGTCCCCAACGGCGCGGCCAACAAGAAGATGAGCAAGGTGGAGACGCTGCGCTCGGCGGTGGAGTACATCAGGGCGCTGCAGCAGCTGCTGGACGAACATGACGCTGTCAGCGCTGCCTTCCAGGCCGGGGTGCTGTCACCCACCATCTCCCCGAACTATGGCCATGACATGAACTCTATGGCAGGCTCTCCTGTCTCCTCCTACTCCTCCGATGAAGGCTCCTATGATCCCCTgagtccagaggaacaagatctgcTAGACTTCACCACCTGGTTCTGA